A window of Centroberyx gerrardi isolate f3 chromosome 6, fCenGer3.hap1.cur.20231027, whole genome shotgun sequence genomic DNA:
ttacttttttaaCCAGTAACTTAAATTATTTAAGTTAGTTGCTCAATTCTTGTAATCtgttaaattactttttaaaattagaatgttgttacttttattttttctttcatattgttgatttttgttggcacaattttttttaaagcaggaaaaaataaaaatgtagcaGCAGACAATATAGGCTACTgctaaaacaaacaagcacataATTCTTGATAAGCTGCGACCTGTTTGGCTCTATGAAACTTAATAGAAAAGCCTCATACAATATTGGTTACATAAAACAATGCATCCTATTAGCTCTTGAATTTTTACATACAGCGTGAGGATTTATCAGTGAAGTCCTGTGTACTGTTCATCATAGTTATCATTAATGCAACTTTGGGATCAATAGATGTAGACGatgaaaaacagccaatcaggaaagagggaggatcATGAATGACATCACCAATCAATAGGAAACTGACGAACCATCACTGATCTCAATGCAGCTTTGGATAAGTAGGCTACACAAAAGTACTCTAAAACTAGTAAAAGTAACATAACTAGTCACTTTTTAAGGTAAGTAACTAATTACCTAGAAAattaactttccccaacactgttcAAATGTTgcaattattatttatataggcctatgtataaaaaaacagacacaaacagagaaccTGCTGGACCCGGCTCCGTCCTCAGCCACCCAGCTGAGGCTGAACCCGGTGTCGGTGTACGACTTGCAGGTCCCGGCGTCGTAGTACGAGAACAGGATGCAGCCGAGAGAGAGGTTTCTCCCGGGCCTCAGGTCAGTGATGAGGCTGGGCGAGGAGATGGAGAGCAGCGACAGGTAAACGTTGGTGTTTTGGACCCGCGGCCCTCCCTCCGTCAGCCGCTGCTCACACTGGTACGAGCCGGCGTCTTCTGCCTTTAGGTCGCGGACTCGGAGAGAGCAGTCGGACGCCACGGACAGCCGGCTGGATTTGTCCGACGCCTTCTGCACCTCCCCCCCGATGACCTCCTGGCTGTACCGCACTTGGCCGCCCTTGTAGAAGatccaggagctgcaggagcagtTCGGGAGAAGCATGGTGGCGCAGGGCAGCAGGACCTCACCTCCAACGGtggaatacacaaacacagagttgTCTCTGCCCCTCACACCTGGACAGACAACAGTCAGGTTTATTTGTGTAGCTCTTAaacacagttacagtctcaaagggcttcagaCCCTCAGGGGAAAACTACCAGGAAAACCTAAGTAGAGTAAACAAAATGGTGGAAACAGAGTCTCACAGAGGGCGATCCTCGgtcagagtgaaacaggagcCAAGAATAGGCAAAcaaagatttttactgtcccacagcacaGAATGACCATTATATACCTGCAGGGGGTTGAGAGGATTGTTactacagaagaggattagggccacatgtgaaagaTGTATGTGAGTcttgactttaatctcagaattttgagtttaaagtcagaattctgagaaacaaaaatctgactcagaattctgactattCTCAGAATTCTTTTCTTGTCATTGACATAAgaaaagtctgaattctgagaaaaaaaagtctttatATAACTTTTAACTCAGAATTCTAAGTTtagagtcagaattctgacttttcttATGTCAATCTCCTCAGCAGCAACAGACACTGAATCTGTCGCTGCCTGCAGCTAAGAGTTTCAGCTAACTGCCTACATGTCAGtcaaatcaatatttgtgaatgtgATCAACTCTCTTCCAAAGCCAGAAAACAGAGAACCAAGACTCAAACTGCTGAAGTCGTCAGGTGTGAAGTCTGGAGCTGTACCGGGACAGAACGGGAAACTGAAATGACATCGCAGGTTTAAGTCTTAGCTCTCTGGTTCCCAAGGGTGGAAGTACACTACTGTGCAAAAGcgttaggcacatgtaaaaaaaattccataaagcgaagatgctttcaaaaataatgaaatgaaaagtttctaaatatcaaaacatttactattaagagcagtctactgacaataatgcagaaaacaaataaacatctaagacaaaatgtatattaaaaatCTAGgctgcctaagacttttgcacagtactgtaacgaattacatttactcacattactgtaatggagtagcttttttgtgtacttgagtattttttaaaagtcagtaattttacttttacttaagtaggtttttactgaagtattgtaattccttacattttaaatcacagattttgtgtctctccatcagcatcaGAAACCGGACAATCATAAATTGTCCAATtatggagccattcacagtgagaagagaaatctggctttactttgtttgagcactttactttgtaatttccagtttttccaatttaaagaatctagtttgaactctgtcctctctccttttagaatcacatggaaaagatcacatgtaacaaagttctcttttctaaaaagtaactcagtaacttttattctgagtacattttaaatgagctactttatacttttacttcagtagatttttacaccagtacttttacttccacttaagtaaaatataaaGTAACAGTAGGCTACTTCTACTCGAGTAGGaaattctagtactctttccaccactgctggtTTCTGGGTTTGGGAGAGGCTTGATCATACTCACAAATACTGATTGGATTATTTATAGAATAATACATACTAGACTGCATGATGAACATGGAGAAATCCTTAAATTGAGTGGTCTTGCCTACTAATATCTGTCCAGAATCAAATTGGGACCAAAAACAGGAATAGATTTGGAACCAAAACCCAAATTACATCCAAGCCAGACTGCTACAAAACAATCCTGTAGGAAAACGGGCAGACAGCACCTGTAAGAAGCAGAGTGGTGACCAGCAGGCTCATCAGGTTTTCCACGGCCATCATGCGTCTGTATTCACGTCTGTAGCTCTGTcgccgtctgtctctctgctgctcctccgcTCTTTCTAAAAAGGTACATTTCCTGTGTTAAGTTGAACTGAACAGGACACACATCTGAACATTTATGTTTATTCTGAGCCATGTGAAGTCATTTCTTCACTGGCACATAGCTGATATTGCTCAATTAGGTGCTACCAAATACTGTGCATTGCTCTTATATAGTAAGTTAAATGTACAGCTCATACTTATAGCGTACACAAATACAATATAACAAGACAGACAGCTTAGGATTCAGGATTTAATTAATGCAAGGCAATTAGCAAGTTATCTTCCTCTTCATAGACCTCTGCCACTATCAATATGTTTCATTCAGTACAGGTGAACAGTATGCATTACATcctatataatataataatgtattacaCAACCTATTACCTAGGATTCAAGAAAATAGAACATCTGACATATTGCAAGGCAAAATATCACCTGAATT
This region includes:
- the LOC139916876 gene encoding uncharacterized protein LOC139916876; the encoded protein is MMAVENLMSLLVTTLLLTGVRGRDNSVFVYSTVGGEVLLPCATMLLPNCSCSSWIFYKGGQVRYSQEVIGGEVQKASDKSSRLSVASDCSLRVRDLKAEDAGSYQCEQRLTEGGPRVQNTNVYLSLLSISSPSLITDLRPGRNLSLGCILFSYYDAGTCKSYTDTGFSLSWVAEDGAGSSRYDLINYSRCSVTLVTELQKEDNNRKWTCRLCKNTGNDVIISLDFRSTFVLQNPFSDPSPISSTPEPDAVQLPISRFVLCAALPLMVLTVAFFTWRGDRKRAKAFATGIELQQIN